The Scatophagus argus isolate fScaArg1 chromosome 20, fScaArg1.pri, whole genome shotgun sequence genome window below encodes:
- the drg1 gene encoding developmentally-regulated GTP-binding protein 1: MSILAKIAEIENEMARTQKNKATAHHLGLLKARLAKLRRELITPKGGSGGATGEGFDVAKTGDARIGFVGFPSVGKSTLLSNLAGVYSEVAAYEFTTLTTVPGVIRYKGAKIQLLDLPGIIEGAKDGKGRGRQVIAVARTCNLILIVLDVLKPLGHKKLIEHELEGFGIRLNKQPPNIGFKKKDKGGINFTATCAQSELDAETVKTILAEYKIHNADITLRSDATADDLIDVVEGNRVYIPCIYVLNKIDQISIEELDIIYKVPHCVPISAHHRWNFDDLLEKIWDYLQLVRIYTKPKGQLPDYTSPVVLPNGRTSVEDFCLKIHKNLIKEFKYALVWGASVKHNPQKVGKDHVLEDEDVIQLVKK; the protein is encoded by the exons ATGAGTATACTCGCCAAAATAGCAGAAATTGAAAATGAG ATGGCCAGGACACAGAAGAACAAGGCCACAGCTCACCACTTGGGTCTGCTCAAAGCACGTCTTGCCAAACTGAGGAGGGAACTCATCACGCCAAAAGGAGGCAGCGGTGGTGCAACAGGAGAAG gtTTTGATGTGGCAAAAACTGGTGATGCTCGTATTGGCTTTGTCGGTTTCCCATCAGTGGGAAAGTCTACACTGCTAAGTAACCTTGCAGGTGTGTACTCTGAGGTTGCTGCCTATGAATTCACCACTCTGACAACGGTACCTGGAGTCATTCGCTACAAAGGTGCCAAAATTCAG CTCCTGGATCTCCCAGGAATCATTGAGGGGGCCAAGGATGGCAAGGGCAGAGGCAGACAGGTCATCGCAG TGGCTCGAACTTGCAACCTAATCCTGATAGTGCTCGATGTGTTGAAACCTCTTGGTCACAAGAAGCTGATAGAGCACGAGCTGGAGGGCTTTGGCATCCGACTTAACAAACAACCACCCAACATTGGCTTCaagaaaaaggacaaaggaGGCATCAATTTCACAGCTACA tgTGCACAGAGTGAGTTGGATGCTGAAACTGTTAAGACTATCCTGGCAGAGTACAAGATCCACAATGCCGATATCACTCTGCGCAGCGACGCCACAGCTGATGACCTCATTGATGTGGTGGAGGGAAATCG GGTCTACATTCCGTGCATTTATGTGCTCAACAAAATTGATCAGATCTCCATCGAGGAACTTGATATTATCTACAAGGTGCCTCACTGTGTACCCATCTCAGCCCACCACCGCTGGAACTTTGATGACCTGCTAGAGAAGATATGGGACTACCTACAACTTGTGCGCAT CTACACTAAACCCAAAGGCCAGCTTCCTGATTACACATCTCCTGTTGTACTCCCTAACGGACGGACTTCAGTCGAGGATTTCTGCTTAAAGATTCACAAGAACCTCATCAAAGAATTTAAGTA TGCGCTGGTTTGGGGAGCATCTGTGAAACACAATCCCCAAAAGGTGGGCAAGGACCATGTGTTGGAGGATGAAGACGTTATCCAGCTGGTGAAAAAGTAA